The following is a genomic window from Burkholderia oklahomensis C6786.
CAGCAGGGACTGCAATTTTTTTCGCGCACGTAACTCCAGCATCGCTTCGCCGTATGCTTCCTGCAGTTCCTTGATCTGCCGCTCGTACTGCTCTTTCACGTCCTGCGGATTTGCTCGTAGCGCGTTTTCCATGCCGCGCTTGCCATCGTCAACCCAGTTCTCAACCTCAGAGGGCGACAAGTCGTAGGCCCGGCTCGCCTCGGCGACCGTCGTCTTGCCCTGAATGATGTCCAGCACCAGCGCGCTCTTGCGCTTCGCCGTCCATCCCTTGATGTCTTCGTCCATCTTCGTGCTCATCGTCTTTCCATCCATTATGACGTGAGCAGGTTTTCACTGGGTCATTACAGCGACGCCTTCGCGTCGCGTGATCGACGATAGTGATTGTCGGTTGAATTTCGCTGAGGACCGCTATCCGCCTCGATACATTCTGACAATGTCTGTTCGCCAGACGGGTTGCCCGGCGTCGAGGTATTCGCCGTCAGGCCTCCTCGAGGCGTTCCATGATCGGTACGTTCGCGCTGATCTGTCAAATTACTGGTTAGGCTCGGTCAGCATCCATGCCAACGTATCTCGCAGGGGAATAGAATTAACAGCGCCGATTCCACTCGCAAGTTCTCGACAATTTCCGATCAGTTTATGAATCTCGTGCGCACGTACGAATTGTGGATTCACACATATCTCCGGATCGTGACCGGTCAGTTCGCGCATCATTGCAAGAACATCTTGTAGCGAATATCCAACTCCCGAACAGACATTGAATGTTCGCCCGGCAAAATCATTTTCGATCAAGCGGCGATACACGGACACGACGGTGCGAACATCGGAGAAGTCACGCACGACGTGCAGATTACCGAGTTCGATGCGCCGTGCTTTGTCCCGGAAATGGGAAACGATCTTGGGGAGAAGGAATCGCTTGTCTTGGCCAACACCGGTGTAATTGAACGGTCTTGCAATGACGATAGGGAGTTTGTTCTCCCACATCCGGGCAACCAACTCCATTGCATACTTGCTGATAGCATAGTCGTTGGCCGGGGCCGGAGGGGCATGTTCGTCGATTATTTCCCGATCGCAATTGCCGTATACGTTTGCGCTGCTCGCGAGCAGCACCGATCGAGGCCGGCATTCTGAGCGCTCCAGCGCATCGAGCAGATTGCGGGTGCCGACGACGTTGGTCTGGTAGATGTCCCCTGCATTGCCGTGTTGCACAAACGCAATTGCGGCGAGGTGCGCGACCGCGTCGGGTTTTTCCGACAACAGTACTTGCGTCAAACCTTCGCGATCGAGAAGATCGCATACATGCGCTCGCCCCGGAATATTCGTTTGTCCTGAGCGAACGATGCCGCAGACGTCATGACCGGATTGGGTCAACTCTTTCGCCAAGTAGCGACCGGTAAAGCCATCCAGTCCCGTTACGAAGACTTTTGCCATGCGTTAAAACGAGAAGCCGGCCTTGTTTCGGCGGATATCCGCCTCGACCATCATCTGACACAGTTGCTCGAGCGTTGTTTTGGGGGTCCAGCCGAGTTCCTTTTGTGCCTTGGCCGGGTCGCCGATCAGCAAATCGACTTCCGCGGGGCGATAAAACTTCGGGCTGATCTTGACAATAGTCTTGCCGGATCGGGCATCGATACCGACTTCCTGTTCGCCGCCGCCTTCCCATGCAAGTTCGAATCCGGCCGCTTGCGCAGCCATCGAAACGAAGTCGCGAACGGTCTCGGTGCGATTCGTGGCGAGCACGTAGGTGTCGGGGCGTACGGCCTGAAGCATGCGCCACATTCCTTCGACGTACTCCTTCGCATATCCCCAGTCGCGCTTGGCGTCCAGATTCCCGAGTTCCAGTACATCCAGTTTGCCCAAGCGAATTTTTGCGAGACTATCCGTGATCTTGCGCGTGACGAACTCTCTACCACGCAGCGGCGATTCATGATTGAAAAGAATGCCGCTGCATCCGAAGATGTTGTAGCTCTCGCGGTAGTTGACCGTCATCCAGTGCGCGTAAAGCTTGGCGACGCCGTACGGGCTGCGCGGATAGAAAGGGGTACTTTCTATTTGGGGAACGGCCTGGACCTTTCCGAACATTTCTGAAGTGCTGGCCTGATAGAAGCGAATCTCCGGATTGACGATTCGAATGGCTTCGAGCAGGTTCAGCGCTCCGAGACCGGTGATCTGCGCGGTCGTGGTGGGTTGGTCAAACGACACGCCGACGAAACTCTGCGCTGCGAGGTTGTAGATTTCTGTCGCTTGCGTGGTTTGGAGTAGACGAATGCTGGACCCAAGGTCCGTCAAATCATATTCGACCAGATGAAGATTGGGATGGCCGGCGATGCCGATTTCCTCGATTCGCCAGAAATTCACCGAACTGGTACGCCGATAGGTGCCGTACACGGTATAGCCTTTCTCGAGGAGAAGCTGCGCGAGGTAAGCCCCGTCCTGACCTGTAATGCCGGTAATGATTGCAACAGTCATGTGCTATTCGGTTAGATCGTGAATCAAGGTTTCAGTGCACCGCTACATGGATCGGAACGCGCGCTCGCAGGAGGAGGCGCTCCGGGTCGATCGCCGCGGTAGGCGTTTGCCGGTGGCAAGACTGGCGTGTCATGCCGGCGGCATCCAACGGATTCTAACATCCTGGGCAGGGAACTCCGTTGTCGAGCGTTGGGCGCCGATGCTCGCCGAGCATGTTCGATATATTCATGGGGTCGCAACGTCAAGTTGCCCGAAGAGGCAAATTTGAGCAAACTTGCGTGTCGTCGCCGCAAACACGTCGACGAAGATTGCCGTCCATTCGATCACAGCCGTATCCTTGATGCCTCTCGACACTGCATTATCACCTTCCGCCGACGGGCTGTCCGTTTCGATCGTCGTCTACCGGCCCAATCGCGCGCAACTCGAGCACACGCTTGCCAGTCTCGGCGTTGCCTGCGACGCGTTGCGCACTGCACGCCCTGATCTGAAGATCTCGCTGTACTTGATCGACAATGGCGGATTAGGCGCCGTGCCCGAAGCCGTCGAGTCGCTCCGCGCACGGGGCATAGCTTGCGAGATCGTGTCCGGCCAGGGCAACGTCGGTTACGGTAGAGGCCACAATCTCGCGATCGGGCGGGCGGTCAGCCGATTCCACCTGATCTTAAATCCCGACGTCGACCTCGACCGGGCCGCGCTATCGACCGGGCTTGCGTTCCTCGACACTCATCCGGAAGCTGGTCTCGTGACGCCCTGGATCGGCGACGACGAAGGCGGGCAGCAGTACCTGTGCCGCCGCTATCCGTCCCTGGCCGATCTCTTCGTGCGCGGTTTCGTGCCTGCGGCCGTGCGGCGGCTCTTCGCGCGGCGCCTCGCCCGATACGAACTCCGGGACGGGATCAACGCGCGGGATGTTTTCTGGGATCCACCTATCGTCAGCGGTTGCTTCATGCTTTTTCGCACGGATGTGCTCACGCGCCTCCATGGTTTCGACCCGCGCTACTTCCTTTACTTCGAGGATTACGATCTCAGTCTGCGCACGCACGAGATCGCTCGGGTCGTCTACGTGCCATCGGTTCGTGTGATCCATTATGGTGGCGGCGCGTCCCGCAAGGGGGTCGCCCATATCCGCATGTTTGGCGCGTCGGCGTTCAAGTTCTTCAATCGCTTCGGCTGGAGGGTGTGTTGAGCCGTCTCGTCATCACCGGCGCGAACGGGTTCGTCGGCCGCGCACTATGCAGACTCGCGCTCGCCCACGGCCACGCGGTCACGGGGCTCGTGCGTCGTCCGGGAGGGAGCATCGAGGGCGTTCGCGAGTGGGTGCACGACGCGCCGGATTTCGATGGTCTCGCCGTCGCGTGGCCGGCTGGCCTCGAGGCGGACTGCATCGTTCACCTCGCCGCCCGCGTGCATGTAATGCGCGAGGAGGTGGCCGATCCGCAGGCCGCGTTTGATGCGACCAATGTCGACGGCACTCTGCGCGTTGCTGACGCTGCCCGTCGGCACGGGGTGCCGCGTATTGTGTTCGTGAGCAGCGTCAAGGCGATTGCGGAACGGGACGAAGGCGTGTCGCTCGCCGAGGATGCGACGCCGTATCCCGAGGACGCGTACGGACGCTCGAAGTTGAAAGCGGAACGCGCGCTTGCCGAGCTTGCTGGGGCGAGCGGTCTCGATGCCGTGATCATCCGGCCGCCGCTCGTGTATGGGCCGGACGTGCGCGCGAACTTCCTGCGAATGATGGATGCGGTGTGGTGGCGCCTGCCGCTGCCGCTCGGCGCCGTCTCGGCGCGCCGCAGCGTGCTCTACGTCGACAATCTCGCCGATGCGCTGCTGCGTTGCGCGGCCGATTCGAGGGCGGCGCATGGCATTTTTCATGTCGCCGACGACGATGCGCAATCGGTTTCCGGGCTGCTCCGGATGGTGGGGGAGGTGCTCGGCCGGCCCGCGCGCCTCGTTCCTGTGCCCGACATGTTGTTACAAGCGGCTGGGCGACTGACGGGATGCGCTCCGCAAGTGAATCGCCTGACTGGCAGCCTGCAGCTCGATACGGTGAGATTTCACCAAGTCCTGGGCTGGCGGCCTCCTTACACTACTCGTGAGGGGCTCGCCGCGACGGCGGCCTGGTATCGCTCCCGACATCACCGAGAGTAGTCGTCATGCAAGCCGCTGTTTATTCATGGAGTGAGGCGGGCTGGACGGCGGTAGCCGCCGCGGCCGCGTGTGCGCTCATCCTGTCGCTGCTGCTCGCCACGGGCCTCGCGTGGCGTCTCGCGACCGACGTGCCCAATCACCGTTCGCTGCACACGCGTCCGACGCCGCGCATCGGCGGATGGGGAATCGTGCCCGTGTGCGTCGCCGCACTGCTCTGGCGGGCACCGTCGCTCTGGCTCGTCGCGCTGGCCGCAGCGGCGCTCGCGGCAGTGTCCCGGATCGACGATCGTCGCGGTCTGCCTGCGCGCGTGCGCTTCGCCGTACATCTCATGGCGGTGGCCGCGCTCCTGATTGCGTACCCGGTGGCTTATCCGTTGTGGCTTGTCGCAGGCGTCGGCTTCCTGATGCTGTGGCTCATTAATCTTTATAACTTCATGGACGGTGCCGACGGTCTCGCGGGCGGCATGGCGTTGTTCGGCTTCGGCGCCTATGCAGCAGCGGCGCTAATCGGTGAGCACCCCTCGTCCGCGCTGGTGGTGTCCGGAGCCGCCGTCGCCGGCGCTGCGCTCGGTTTCCTGTTTTTCAACTTCTACCCGGCCAAGTTGTTTTTGGGCGACGCCGGCTCGGTTCCGCTCGGTTTTCTGGCGGGCGCCCTTGGCTATTGGGGCTGGCGTGGCGGCGTTTGGCCACTCTGGTTTTCTGCAATGGTGTTCTCTCCCTTTATTGCGGATGCATCTGTAACATTATTGAGACGTTTGTTACGTGGGGAAAGATTCTGGCAAGCGCACCGCGAGCATTACTATCAACGGATGGTGCGCTCCGGCATGGGGCACGCGCGCACTGCGATCTTTTGGTACGCCGTGATGCTTGCAGGCATAATGCTGGCGCTATGGGCACTGGGCCTGCCCACTTGGCAGCAGTGGCTGATTCTTGCGGCGTGGTATGGAGTGTTAGCGGGCTTGGGTGCCGTCATCGATCTGCGCTGGCGAAGCTTTCTAGCCGCTGACGGAAAATAGAAAATAATTTCGAGGTTTGCCGCCGATGTTGCGATCCAAGGCGTCTTGGCTATCGTTCAGTGCTTTTCTCTTCGACCTGGTGGCCGCTGCGGCCGCGTGGCTCGCTGCGTATGTTGTCCGGTTCAACGGGGAAGTGCCGACGGACTTTCTCAAGAGTGCGTGGATGGCACTCTGCTGGGTTCTCCCTATCTACGGCGTGATGTTCCGCGTGTTCGGCCTTTATCGCGGCCTGTGGGTGTTCGCGAGTCTGCCGGATCTCGTGCGCATCGCGAAGGCGGTCGTCGTCGGCGCCCTTCTTGTGATGATCGGCGCGGTCATGTTCCAGCCGCTGCCGATCATCCCGCGCTCGGTCCTGCTGCTTTCGCCGATGCTGCTTTTCCTTGTGATGGGCGGGGCGCGCGCGGTCTATCGCGCGAGCAAGGAGTTCTATTTGTATGGCGGTCTCGTCGGCCAGGGCAAGCCCGTGCTCGTGCTTGGCGCGGGTGGCGCGGGCGCGGGCCTCGCCCGCGAGCTGTCGCGCTCGGGCGAGTGGCGCCTCGTCGGTCTTCTCGACGACGACGTCGCGAAACAAGGCCGCGAGATCTACGGCTACAAGGTGCTCGGCCCGATCAGCAAGATCGCGCACTGGACGGAGGCGCTCAAGGTCGAGCATGTGATCATCGCGATTCCGTCTGCGCCGGTCGAGACGCAGCGCCGCCTTGCCACCCTCTGCGTGCGCGCCGGCGTCAAGGCGATGGTGCTGCCGTCCCTGACCGCGCTGATGCCCGGCCAGGGCATCCTGTCCCAGATTCGCCAGATCGACCTCGAAGACCTGCTCGGCCGCGAGGCCGTCACGATCGACACGCCGCACGTCGAAGCGCTGCTGCGCGGCCGCGTCGTGATGGTGACGGGCGCGGGCGGCTCGATCGGCTCGGAGCTGTGCCGTCAGATCCTGAAGTTCGTGCCCGCGCAGCTGATCGCGTTCGACCTGTCCGAATACGCGATGTATCGCTTGACGGAAGAGCTGCGCGAGCGCTTCCCCGATCTTCCCGTCGTGCCGATCATCGGCGATGCGAAGGATTCGCTGCTGCTCGATCAGGTGATGTCGCGCTACGCGCCGCACATCGTGTTCCATGCGGCCGCATACAAGCACGTGCCGCTGATGGAGGAACTCAACGCGTGGCAGGCGCTGCGCAACAACGTGCTCGGCACCTATCGAGTCGCGCGCGCGGCGATCCGCCACGACGTCAAGCATTTCGTGCTGATCTCGACCGACAAGGCCGTGAATCCGACGAACGTGATGGGCGCGAGCAAGCGCCTCGCCGAGATGGCCTGTCAGGCGCTGCAGCAGACGAGCGTGCGCACGCAGTTCGAGACGGTGCGCTTCGGCAACGTGCTCGGCAGCGCGGGCAGCGTGATCCCGAAGTTCCAGCAGCAGATCGCGAAGGGCGGCCCGGTGACGGTCACGCACCCCGAGATCACGCGGTTCTTCATGACGATCCCCGAGGCGTCGCAGCTCGTGCTGCAGGCGTCGAGCATGGGGCAGGGCGGCGAGATCTTCATCCTCGACATGGGCGAGCCGGTGAAAATCGTCGATCTCGCGCGCGACCTGATCCGGCTCTACGGCTTCACCGAGGATCAGATCCGCATCGAGTTCAGCGGGCTGCGTCCGGGCGAGAAGCTCTACGAAGAGCTGCTCGCCGACGACGAGACGACGACCCGCACGCCGCATCCGAAGCTGCGCACCGCGCGGGCGCGCGAGGTGCCGGATCATCTGCTCGACGAGTTGCTGCCGTGGCTGATGCAGCACCGCGTGCTGAGCGACGACGAAGTGCGGCGCGATCTGCGGCGCTGGGTGCCCGAGTATCAGCCGGCCGTCGGCCCGACGCTGCAGAGCGTGCCGGCCGGCAACGGGCTCGTCGCCGGCATCGGCCGCGAGGCGTGACGCGGTGGTGACAAGACGGCGGCGGGCAGTCCGGCGGAAAGGACGGCGAGTCTGCCCGAATGTCCGCTGTCCGAGCCGGCCGAACGGCAAGCCCGGCAGGTCGAAGCGTTCGGGCGCACGCCACGAACGATGTCCCATGAAAAAAGCGCGAGTCGAAGATCGACTCGCGCTTTTTCCATTGCCGCTCCCGCTTCACCGCTTCGGCTGCTGCTTGCGAATCACCATCCATCTCGGCGACTTGAACCTGACGATGCTCACGTAGAGCCACACGTACGTGAGCGCGAACACGATCACGAACGCGAACAGGTGGATCGTGTGCTGCCAGAAGAGCGTCGCGGGAATCACCGCGACGAGGCAGAGCAGCCACAGATACGGCGACGTCAGCGAGTTCCGGCGCGTCAGCTCGTGCGCAGTGCGCGCGCCGACCGCCCAGCGCATCAGCCGCTTGTAGACGAGCATGTGCAGGTGCACGCCGTCCGGAATGCCGGGCGACATGCCGCGGACGAACTTCTTCCGGTAGATCGAGAAGCAGGTCTCGAAGATCGGATACATGAAGAGCAGCACCGGATACCACGCCGATACTTCGCGATGCCGCATCACGAGCGAAATCGCGAGCTCGGCGAGCATGAAGCCGATGAAGTACGCGCCGCCGTCGCCGAGGAAGATGAGGCCCGCCGGGAAATTCCAGATGAAGAAGCCCATGATCGCGCCCATCATCACGATCGAGCCGGACATCACGACGGGATCGCCGACCTGGAACGCGACGTACGCGAGCGACGCGAACATCATGAACGCGACCATCGACGCGAGGCCGTTGAAGCCGTCGATGATGTTGACCGCGTTCGCGAGCGCGGCGACGGCGAGCACCGTGACCGCGGCCGAGATCGCCGCGTAGCCGAGCAGGAAATCGAGGGGCGGCACGCTGATGCGCGTGATCGCGATGCCCATCAGCGCGAACGCGAGCGCCGCGGCCGCCATCGTGCAGACGAGCCGCACGGCGGGCGTGACCTTCTTCGTCAGATCCTCGATCAGGCCGGACGCGAATGCGGGCAGCCCGCACGCGGCGAGCCCGAGGATGCTGCCCGCGATGGCCGGATACTTGCGCGACAGCAGCGCCGTCGCGACCACGAGCCCGATCAGGATGCCGATGCCGCCCACGCGGGGCACCGGCCGCGCATGGAATTTCTGCACGCCGGCAAGATCGTTGTCGATCGAGAATTTCTCGTGCAGGTGCGCATAGCGGACGATGAGCAGCGTGACGAGAAGCGAGACGATGAAGCCGACGGCGAAGCTGAGCATGGAGGTGCCCGGAAATTGGACAGCGGATTATACAAAACCGCGCGGGTTGTTTTCCTGCCAGCGCCAGTGGTCCGCGCACATCCGATCGAGGTCGTATTCGGCTTTCCAGCCGATGGTCTCGGCCGCGGCGGCGGGGTTCGCGTAGCACTCGGCGACGTCGCCCGGGCGCCGCGCGACGAGCTCGTACGGCACCGGCCGCCCGGACGCCTCCTCGAACGCGCGCACGACTTCGAGCACGCTGTAGCCGCGACCCGTGCCGAGGTTGACGGTGAGGCTCGCGTCGCGCCGCTCGAGCGCGTCGAGGGCCGCGATGTGACCGCGCGCGAGGTCGACGACGTGGATGTAGTCGCGCACGCCGGTGCCGTCGGGCGTCGGGTAGTCGCTGCCGAACACGCGCAGCTTCTCGAGCTTGCCGACCGCGACCTGCGCGACGTACGGCATCAGGTTGTTCGGGATGCCGGCCGGGTCTTCGCCGATGAGGCCGCTCTCGTGCGCGCCGACCGGGTTGAAGTAGCGCAGCGTCGCGACGCGCCAGGCCGGATCGGCGATTTCGACGTCGCGCAGGATCTGCTCGGCCATCAGCTTCGTCTGGCCGTACGGGTTGGTCGCCGACAGCGGGAACGTCTCGTCGATCGGCGAGCGCTCGGGCACGCCGTACACGGTCGCCGACGAGCTGAACACGAACTGCTTGACGTTGCGCTCGCGCATGACCTTGAGCACGGCGAGCAGGCCGCCGAGGTTGTTCTGGTAGTACTCGAGCGGCTTCGCGACCGATTCGCCGACGGCCTTGAGCGCCGCGAAGTGGATCGTGCCGGTGATCGGGTGCGCATCGAACACCTTCGCGAGCGCGGCTTCGTCGCACACGTCGACCTGGTGGAACGCGGGCTGCCTGCCCGTGATCTGCTCGATGCGCCGCACGGACTCGGCCTTGCTGTTGACGAGGTTGTCGGCGATCACGACGTCGTAGCCGTGCTCGAGCAGCTCGACGGCGGTGTGCGAACCGATATAGCCTGCGCCGCCGGTGACGAGGATCGTGCCCTTCGTGCTCATTGCTGATTGCTCCGTCAAAGTGTGACGCCCGTCAGGGCGGAAATGGTCTGATGATACCGTTCGACGACCTTCGCTTCGTCGAATTCCTCGGCGACCTTCTGCCTGCCGCGCTCGCCCATCGCGCGGCGCTCGGCCGCGCTCATGTCGAGCATCCGCGCGAGCTGCGCGGCGAGGCTCGCGCTGTCGCGCGCCGCGCACAGGAGGCCCGTGACGCCGTCGGCGACGACGTCGCGGCAGCCCGGCACGTCGGTCGCGACGATCGGGCGGCCCATCGCGGACGCCTCCATCAGCGTGCGCGGCACGCCTTCGCGATACGACGGCAGCACGACGCAGTCGGCATCGGCGATGTGCGGCCGCACGTCGTGCGCTTCGCCGAGATAGTCGATCACGCCTTCGTGCACCCACGCGTCGACATCGGCTTGCGGAATCGCGCTCGGGTTGTCGACGCCGACGGGGCCGAGCAGCGCGAAGCGCGCGTGCGGGTAGCGCGTGCGCAGCGCGCGCGCCGCGTCGACGTACTCGCGCACGCCCTTGTCCCACAGCAGGCGGCCGATCAGCACGAACGTGAACGTGTCGCGCTCGGGCAGCGGCGCGAGCGCGAACTGCTCGAGGTCGACGCCTTCGCCGTGCAGCAGGCGCGCGCGCTCCGGATGCGCGAGGAGCTGCGCGCGCGTGAACGTGTCGAGGTCGTCGCGGTTCAGGAACCAGACTTCGCGCGGGAAGCGGAACGCGAAGCGGTACAGCGTCTTGGCGACCTGCGCGGCGCGGCTCTTCTGGATGAACACGTAGCCGAGGCCCGTCGTCACCGCGATCGACGGCGCGCGCGCGAGCCACGCGGCGATCGAGCCGTAGATGTTCGGCTTGATCGTGTAATGGAACACGAGATCGGGCTTGATCTCCCGATAGTGCCGATAGAGCGCGGCGAGCGTGCGCAGGTCTTCGCGCGGGCTCGTGCCCTTCGATGCGACGGGCAGCGCCGCGTAGCGGCAGCCCATCCGCACGAGCGGCTCGACCGTGCGGTCGCGAGGCGCGAGCACCGTCACCTGCGCGCCGCGCGCGATCAGCATGCGGATCAGGCCGTGCCGGTACGTATAGATCGCCCACGCAGTATTGCAGACGAGGACGATGCGCGGGGCGGAAGCGGAACTCATGTCGGGCTGA
Proteins encoded in this region:
- the gmd gene encoding GDP-mannose 4,6-dehydratase — protein: MTVAIITGITGQDGAYLAQLLLEKGYTVYGTYRRTSSVNFWRIEEIGIAGHPNLHLVEYDLTDLGSSIRLLQTTQATEIYNLAAQSFVGVSFDQPTTTAQITGLGALNLLEAIRIVNPEIRFYQASTSEMFGKVQAVPQIESTPFYPRSPYGVAKLYAHWMTVNYRESYNIFGCSGILFNHESPLRGREFVTRKITDSLAKIRLGKLDVLELGNLDAKRDWGYAKEYVEGMWRMLQAVRPDTYVLATNRTETVRDFVSMAAQAAGFELAWEGGGEQEVGIDARSGKTIVKISPKFYRPAEVDLLIGDPAKAQKELGWTPKTTLEQLCQMMVEADIRRNKAGFSF
- a CDS encoding glycosyltransferase family 2 protein; this encodes MPLDTALSPSADGLSVSIVVYRPNRAQLEHTLASLGVACDALRTARPDLKISLYLIDNGGLGAVPEAVESLRARGIACEIVSGQGNVGYGRGHNLAIGRAVSRFHLILNPDVDLDRAALSTGLAFLDTHPEAGLVTPWIGDDEGGQQYLCRRYPSLADLFVRGFVPAAVRRLFARRLARYELRDGINARDVFWDPPIVSGCFMLFRTDVLTRLHGFDPRYFLYFEDYDLSLRTHEIARVVYVPSVRVIHYGGGASRKGVAHIRMFGASAFKFFNRFGWRVC
- a CDS encoding polysaccharide biosynthesis protein, encoding MLRSKASWLSFSAFLFDLVAAAAAWLAAYVVRFNGEVPTDFLKSAWMALCWVLPIYGVMFRVFGLYRGLWVFASLPDLVRIAKAVVVGALLVMIGAVMFQPLPIIPRSVLLLSPMLLFLVMGGARAVYRASKEFYLYGGLVGQGKPVLVLGAGGAGAGLARELSRSGEWRLVGLLDDDVAKQGREIYGYKVLGPISKIAHWTEALKVEHVIIAIPSAPVETQRRLATLCVRAGVKAMVLPSLTALMPGQGILSQIRQIDLEDLLGREAVTIDTPHVEALLRGRVVMVTGAGGSIGSELCRQILKFVPAQLIAFDLSEYAMYRLTEELRERFPDLPVVPIIGDAKDSLLLDQVMSRYAPHIVFHAAAYKHVPLMEELNAWQALRNNVLGTYRVARAAIRHDVKHFVLISTDKAVNPTNVMGASKRLAEMACQALQQTSVRTQFETVRFGNVLGSAGSVIPKFQQQIAKGGPVTVTHPEITRFFMTIPEASQLVLQASSMGQGGEIFILDMGEPVKIVDLARDLIRLYGFTEDQIRIEFSGLRPGEKLYEELLADDETTTRTPHPKLRTARAREVPDHLLDELLPWLMQHRVLSDDEVRRDLRRWVPEYQPAVGPTLQSVPAGNGLVAGIGREA
- a CDS encoding MraY family glycosyltransferase yields the protein MLSFAVGFIVSLLVTLLIVRYAHLHEKFSIDNDLAGVQKFHARPVPRVGGIGILIGLVVATALLSRKYPAIAGSILGLAACGLPAFASGLIEDLTKKVTPAVRLVCTMAAAALAFALMGIAITRISVPPLDFLLGYAAISAAVTVLAVAALANAVNIIDGFNGLASMVAFMMFASLAYVAFQVGDPVVMSGSIVMMGAIMGFFIWNFPAGLIFLGDGGAYFIGFMLAELAISLVMRHREVSAWYPVLLFMYPIFETCFSIYRKKFVRGMSPGIPDGVHLHMLVYKRLMRWAVGARTAHELTRRNSLTSPYLWLLCLVAVIPATLFWQHTIHLFAFVIVFALTYVWLYVSIVRFKSPRWMVIRKQQPKR
- a CDS encoding NAD-dependent epimerase/dehydratase family protein — its product is MSRLVITGANGFVGRALCRLALAHGHAVTGLVRRPGGSIEGVREWVHDAPDFDGLAVAWPAGLEADCIVHLAARVHVMREEVADPQAAFDATNVDGTLRVADAARRHGVPRIVFVSSVKAIAERDEGVSLAEDATPYPEDAYGRSKLKAERALAELAGASGLDAVIIRPPLVYGPDVRANFLRMMDAVWWRLPLPLGAVSARRSVLYVDNLADALLRCAADSRAAHGIFHVADDDAQSVSGLLRMVGEVLGRPARLVPVPDMLLQAAGRLTGCAPQVNRLTGSLQLDTVRFHQVLGWRPPYTTREGLAATAAWYRSRHHRE
- a CDS encoding glycosyltransferase family 4 protein produces the protein MSSASAPRIVLVCNTAWAIYTYRHGLIRMLIARGAQVTVLAPRDRTVEPLVRMGCRYAALPVASKGTSPREDLRTLAALYRHYREIKPDLVFHYTIKPNIYGSIAAWLARAPSIAVTTGLGYVFIQKSRAAQVAKTLYRFAFRFPREVWFLNRDDLDTFTRAQLLAHPERARLLHGEGVDLEQFALAPLPERDTFTFVLIGRLLWDKGVREYVDAARALRTRYPHARFALLGPVGVDNPSAIPQADVDAWVHEGVIDYLGEAHDVRPHIADADCVVLPSYREGVPRTLMEASAMGRPIVATDVPGCRDVVADGVTGLLCAARDSASLAAQLARMLDMSAAERRAMGERGRQKVAEEFDEAKVVERYHQTISALTGVTL
- the galE gene encoding UDP-glucose 4-epimerase GalE, whose amino-acid sequence is MSTKGTILVTGGAGYIGSHTAVELLEHGYDVVIADNLVNSKAESVRRIEQITGRQPAFHQVDVCDEAALAKVFDAHPITGTIHFAALKAVGESVAKPLEYYQNNLGGLLAVLKVMRERNVKQFVFSSSATVYGVPERSPIDETFPLSATNPYGQTKLMAEQILRDVEIADPAWRVATLRYFNPVGAHESGLIGEDPAGIPNNLMPYVAQVAVGKLEKLRVFGSDYPTPDGTGVRDYIHVVDLARGHIAALDALERRDASLTVNLGTGRGYSVLEVVRAFEEASGRPVPYELVARRPGDVAECYANPAAAAETIGWKAEYDLDRMCADHWRWQENNPRGFV
- a CDS encoding NAD-dependent epimerase/dehydratase family protein, yielding MAKVFVTGLDGFTGRYLAKELTQSGHDVCGIVRSGQTNIPGRAHVCDLLDREGLTQVLLSEKPDAVAHLAAIAFVQHGNAGDIYQTNVVGTRNLLDALERSECRPRSVLLASSANVYGNCDREIIDEHAPPAPANDYAISKYAMELVARMWENKLPIVIARPFNYTGVGQDKRFLLPKIVSHFRDKARRIELGNLHVVRDFSDVRTVVSVYRRLIENDFAGRTFNVCSGVGYSLQDVLAMMRELTGHDPEICVNPQFVRAHEIHKLIGNCRELASGIGAVNSIPLRDTLAWMLTEPNQ
- a CDS encoding MraY family glycosyltransferase: MQAAVYSWSEAGWTAVAAAAACALILSLLLATGLAWRLATDVPNHRSLHTRPTPRIGGWGIVPVCVAALLWRAPSLWLVALAAAALAAVSRIDDRRGLPARVRFAVHLMAVAALLIAYPVAYPLWLVAGVGFLMLWLINLYNFMDGADGLAGGMALFGFGAYAAAALIGEHPSSALVVSGAAVAGAALGFLFFNFYPAKLFLGDAGSVPLGFLAGALGYWGWRGGVWPLWFSAMVFSPFIADASVTLLRRLLRGERFWQAHREHYYQRMVRSGMGHARTAIFWYAVMLAGIMLALWALGLPTWQQWLILAAWYGVLAGLGAVIDLRWRSFLAADGK
- a CDS encoding DUF1153 domain-containing protein, which translates into the protein MSTKMDEDIKGWTAKRKSALVLDIIQGKTTVAEASRAYDLSPSEVENWVDDGKRGMENALRANPQDVKEQYERQIKELQEAYGEAMLELRARKKLQSLLGEDEK